Proteins encoded in a region of the Anopheles aquasalis chromosome 2, idAnoAquaMG_Q_19, whole genome shotgun sequence genome:
- the LOC126571084 gene encoding uncharacterized protein LOC126571084 — protein sequence MSPTVRMLTLLACLLVHSSGHRIKLSDSILDIINTRHVEQILAERRANASREHEKQRGYLVQNDLDEDVTEDSSDSHLYQTPEVAIDFDFNGRRQGGGGGHHHGHHHHGHHQPMPAYNTSEEQQQQQLQSSGSSDLLSDMHAYRGDKLLKSSKNALLVTRKEYLKKDWCKTEPLVQRIREEGCLSRTIVNRFCYGQCNSFYIPKSPKRHPRRPGGGHGAKQNNGGGYSASASASGPVSRNREVDLDFEDEDLTGPAFRSCAFCKPKKFTWITVTLRCPSLVPQLRRKRIQRIKQCKCIAEPLH from the coding sequence ATGAGCCCAACGGTGAGGATGCTGACGCTGTTGGCCTGCCTGCTGGTACACTCGTCCGGCCACCGGATAAAGCTGTCGGACTCGATCCTGGACATCATCAATACGCGGCACGTGGAGCAGATACTGGCCGAGCGGCGGGCGAATGCGTCCCGGGAGCACGAGAAGCAGCGCGGTTACCTGGTGCAGAACGATCTGGACGAGGACGTGACGGAGGACAGCTCGGACAGCCACCTCTACCAGACGCCCGAGGTGGCCATCGATTTCGACTTTAATGGACGGCGCcaaggtggcggtggtggccaccatcatgggcatcaccaccatgggCACCACCAGCCGATGCCAGCGTACAACACGtcggaggagcagcagcagcagcagctgcaatcGTCCGGTTCGTCCGATCTGCTGTCCGATATGCACGCGTACCGGGGCGATAAGCTGCTGAAGTCGAGCAAGAACGCGCTGCTGGTGACGCGGAAGGAGTATCTGAAGAAGGACTGGTGCAAGACGGAACCGTTGGTGCAGCGGATCCGCGAGGAGGGTTGCCTGAGCCGGACGATCGTCAATCGGTTCTGCTACGGTCAGTGCAACTCGTTCTACATCCCCAAGTCACCGAAGCGGCACCCAAGGCgacccggtggtggccacggtgcgaaGCAGAACAATGGTGGCGGCTACTCGGCCAGTGCGTCcgcgtccggtccggtgagCCGGAACCGGGAGGTGGATCTGGACTTTGAGGACGAGGATCTGACCGGGCCGGCGTTCCGTTCGTGCGCCTTTTGTAAACCGAAAAAGTTCACCTGGATCACGGTGACGTTGCGCTGTCCCTCGTTGGTGCCACAGTTGCGCCGGAAGCGCATCCAACGCATCAAGCAGTGCAAGTGCATCGCTGAACCGTTACACtaa
- the LOC126576835 gene encoding uncharacterized protein LOC126576835, whose product MTSRQGTAGSASRSTSFPKKSILAGTRLKFFGPTLDESLLYGIDRLIDSLWQSATTTARHSFESDEQNLSLYQSCETLPIETDLAGITTEHSPQSKSLFPKLSQDEMDYLLNAIEQSRRKSTSNRRTKDTKPTATRDASTQPQLRQTRWAVARINEYDDGAKTYEIIKSLDEKRLPRDAIPTGTEIVFAVLKNGASLCDRGKDLRAACRSGRVCDTILDPFLRHLRPSVPPLGLPTNLTD is encoded by the exons ATGACCTCTCGCCAAGGCACTGCCGGCAGCGCATCCAGGTCAACGAGTTTTCCGAAGAAAAGCATCCTCGCCGGAACGCGGCTAAAGTTTTTCGGTCCAACGCTCGACGAATCGTTGCTGTACGGGATTGATCGCTTGATTGATTCGTTGTGGCAAtcagcaaccaccacagcGCGTCATTCTTTCGAATCGGATGAGCAAAACTTAAGTCTCTATCAATCGTGCGAAACACTACCGATCGAAACGGATCTAGCCGGAATCACAACGGAACACAGCCCGCAATCTAAATCACTCTTTCCGAAGCTCTCGCAAGATGAAATGG ACTACCTCTTGAACGCCATCGAACAGTCCAGGCGGAAATCAACATCGAACCGTAGAACCAAGGATACCAAACCGACCGCGACCCGCGATGCATCAACGCAACCACAGCTACGCCAAACGCGCTGGGCCGTAGCGCGGATAAACGAGTACGATGATGGAGCGAAAACTTACGAAATTATAAAATCGCTCGATGAAAAACGACTCCCCCGGGATGCCATTCCGACGGGTACGGAAATCGTGTTTGCGGTGCTGAAAAATGGAGCATCGCT TTGCGATCGAGGGAAAGATCTTCGCGCGGCGTGCCGATCTGGTCGGGTCTGCGATACGATACTTGATCCATTCCTTCGCCACCTCCGTCCATCAGTTCCCCCTTTGGGGCTCCCAACAAATCTCACCGATTGA